A stretch of DNA from Salvelinus sp. IW2-2015 linkage group LG20, ASM291031v2, whole genome shotgun sequence:
tttttttataacccaatcctgatctgtacttctccacaactttgtccctgacctgtttggagagctccttggtcttcatggtgccgcttgcttggtggtgttgcagactctggggccttacAGAACAGGTGTACAGATCGTATTTAGGGGctccatagcaaagggggtgaacacGTCTGCACgtctgctatttttatttttaagaagtaATTTTTWaaatttcacttcaccaatttcgactattttgtgtatgtccattacatgaaattgaaataaaaatccatttaaatgacaggttgtaatgcaacaaaataggaaaaacgcgccaagggggatgaatacttctgcaaggcactgtacaatgtagaaaatagtcaaaataaagaaaaacacttgggttttgagtagttgtgtccaaacttttggtgTGGTACTATATGTGTTATGAATGAGCAAAGGTGTATGACTTTAAATTAAGTACATCTTCATGCGATATAGAGTCTTTctggatgtgttatgaatgaccaaaggtgtctcACTTCAAACAAAGTATTATAGGACACTAGATAAAGTGTCAATAAAATAGGGTTATTAACATTCTGCTGATCtatgaaggttctctcatgatcGACGTGCTACTGTAGGTTGTGAGAGATATTTAAATGGCTTGATgggcctgcagtgtgtgtgtgtgtgtgtgtgtgtgtgtgtgtgtgtgtgtgtgtgtgtgtgtgtgtgtgtgtgtgtgtgtgtgtgtgtgtgtgtgtgtgtagtccaaCCTAAGACTAGCGcaccaggtattcctcttctgttcccatggagaccagggcttgatAACAACCTGTTATAATAGTGCCAACATTTTGTGGCTTTCAGCgggggagtgggtgaatgtgtcaaagacctgactgggcccagcactgTGCGTTGTAGCTCATTTTTGtagtgtgcatgtttgtgtactgaggacatgtaacttggttccagaagaaagacactttcaatttctttaggttgggggctttcgtcaaggtaagtgtttcttggTGTAACGTAGTCCCCAGGCtattgcacacacagcacatatgcagctcagtttccacctcattttgttggctgtatgcacatagcctgtcttctcttgagagccagggctgcctacggcagcctttctcaatagcatggctatgctcactgagtctgtacaaagtcaaagatttccttaagtttgggtcaatcacagtgatcaggtattctgccactgtgtactctctgtttagggccaaatagcattctagtttgctctgtttttttgttaattctttccaatgtgtcaagtaattatctttatgTTTTCTCGTGATTTGAATGGGtccaattgtgttgctgtcctggtgctctgtggggtctgtttgtgtttgtgaacagtgccccaggaccagcttgcttaggggattcttctccaggttcatctctctgtaggtgatggcattggtttgggaatcgcttccttttaagtggttgtagaatttaacagcacttttctggattttgataattagcgggtatcggcctaattctgctctgcgtgcattatttggtgttttacgttgtacacggaggattttttgcagaattctgcatgcagtctcaatttggtgtttgtcccatgcTTTGAATTATTGGTTGTTGactggaccccagacctcacaaccataaagggcaatgggttctataactgattcaagtatttttagccagatcctaattggtatatcgaattttatgttccttttgatggcatagaaggcccttcttgccttgtctctcaactcgttcacagctttgtggaagttacctgtggtgctgatgtttaggccgaggaaTGTGTCGTTTTTTGTTTGCTCTATGGCAACGGTGACtaaatggaatttgtatttgtggtcctagcgactggaccttttttggaacaccattgttGTTTGGAACACCatagatttactgtcagggcccaggtctggcagaatctgtgcagaagatctaggtgctgctgtaggccctccttagttggggacagaagcaccagatcatcagaaaacaatacatatttgacttcagattctagtagggtgagaccgggtgctgMAGACTGTTCtaatgccctcgccaattcgttgatatatatgttgaagagggttgggcttaagctgcatccctgtctcaccccacggccctgtggaaagaaatgtgtgtgtcttttggcAATTTTAACCGAACACTTGTTGTTTgtatacatggattttataatgtcgtatgttttacctccacaccactttccatcaatttgtatagcagaccctcatgccaaattgtgtcaaaggcttttttgaaatcaacagagcataagaagactttgcctttgttttggtttgtttgtttgtcaattagagtgTGCGGGCTGAATaagtggtctgtcgtatggtaatttggtaaaaMgccaatttgacatttgctcagtacattgttttcactgaggaaatgtacgagtctgctgttaatgataatgcagaggatttttcctctgtctctctgtctctctctcgctttctctgtctctctgtttgtcacTCAGTCTCTTATCATATCAGTTCAATTTaaaggactttattggcatgggaaacatatgtctaCATAGCCgaaacaagtgaaatagataataaacaaaagtgaaatacatttttaaaaattaacagtaaTCATTACACTAACAAAAGTTTTTAAAGAATAGagatatttcaaatgttattttatagctatgtgcagtgttgtaacaatgcacaaatagttaaagtacaaaagggtaAAATTGTCACGACTtttgccgaagtcggtccctctccttgttcgggcaacgttcggcggtcgacgtcaccggccttctagccgtcgccgatccacttttcattttccatttgttttgtctttgttttacacacctggtttcaattccccaattacttgttcattatttaaaccTCTGTTccgccatgtttgtttgtgagtaattgtttattgtattgcggtccaTATTTGTGGCCTTGTATTTATTACGACgtgtattgttatattattgagtaaaattgctttcattactcatatctgctgtcctgcgcctgattcaactcaccagctacacacagacgcattacaaaaataaaaaaacataaataagggttctatttacaatggtatttgttcttcactggttgccattttcttgtgACACCAGGTCACAAATATTTCTGTTGTGATGTCAAAGCAGCAAgattgggtctctctctctctttctctaatctgttcctctctctctttcgatatctacagtggcttgcgaaagtattcacccccttggcatttgtcctattttgttgccttataacctggaattaaaatagatttttggggggggttgtatcattcgatttacacaacatgcctaccaatttgaagatgcaacatattttttattgtgaaacaaacaaaacagaaaacttgagcgtgcataactattcacaccccccccccccacaccccctgaagtcaataccttgtagagtctccttttgcagcaattacttctccaagtctcttgggatatgtctctataagcttgccacatctagtcactgggatttttgcccattcttcaaggaaaaactgctccatctTCTTCAAGTCGGATGgcttccactggtgtacagcaatcagtaataccacagattctcaattggattgaggtctgggttttgacTAGGCCGTTCCAAgacatctctggaagactgaaacaggtttccctcaagaatttccctgtatttagcgccatccatcattccttcaattctgaccagtttcgcAGTCCcaaccaatgaaaaacatccccacatgatgatgctgccaccaccatgcttcactgcggGGATggcgttctcggggtgatgagaggtgttaggtTTGCATCAGACATAGcgtttgatggccaaaaagctaaattttagtctcatctgaccagagtaccttcttccatatgtttgtggagtctcccacatgccttttggtgaacaccaaatgtgtttgcttatttttttctttaagcaatggcttttttctcgccactcttccgtaaagcccagctgtgtggagtatacggcttaaagtggtcctatggacagatactccaatctccgctgtggagctttgcagctccttcagggttatctttggtctctttgttgcctccctgattaatgtcctccttgcctggtctgtgagtttttgtGGGCGACCCTCTGTtgtcaggtttgttgtggtgccatattctttccattttttaataatggatttaatggtgctccgtgggatgttcaaagttttggatatttttttataactcatatatcctgatctgtacttctccacaactttgtccctgacctgtttggagagctccttggtcttcatggtgccgcttgcttggtggtgcccctttgcttagtggtgttgcaggctctggggcctttcagagcaggtgtatatatactgagatcatgtgacagatcatgtgacacttagattgcacacaggtggactttatttaactaattatgtgacttctgaaggtaattggttgcaccagatcttatttaggggcttcatagcaaagggggtgaatatatgtgcacgcaccacttttccgattttttgaaacaagtcatttttttcatttcactttaccaatttggactatttttgtatgtccattacatgaaatccaaattaaaatccatttaaattacaggttgtaatgcaacaaaataggaaaatgccaagggggatgaatacttttgcaaggcgctgtatctatatctgtctatctatctaatatgtgtctctctctatctaatctctctctctctttctctatctctctaatctctcttcttctatctcactaatctctctctctatctaataactctctctctctttctctatctaatatctctctctctctctctctctctctctctctctctctctctctctctctctctctttcactctctccaacTACAATTCATCAGACACTGTTACTGTTATCATTTCAACCAGAACTCTGATGGTTGTTATAAACTCATTTATTTACTATAATTCATTTtaggaaaaaaataacaaatctcATTCCTCAATCCTCATGAAATTAccttgactatgactttttaatTGGCAGTGTAGGAAtggtatcaaagaaaaataattgAAAACTGGGATCTCATATACGACATTCCATGTAATGTAATTTTAACCGTACTGAGATATTGCATTCTGTTAAAATGGAACCTTTGCCTATTCTATGAAAAAGCAATATGGTTTGGAGAggtttgttttgttctttttgCGTACTACCCTCTGTGCCTCTCTGGCCACTCTGTGCTATTCAGAGCAGTGAACCACAGAGTGTTGGTGACTTACAGAACCTCTCATACCAGAAATCTAGACAAGCCTGAGAAAACAGTGGAAAGCAACAGGATTAGCTAACCTTTTACACCCTGTAATCCACTGAGTGAAGATATGGAAACGTGTGCAAACATTTTGAGATGTGGAATGGTTGCCTGGGGGCCTAACATTTGACAAGACCATTCTTAGCTGGATAGTGTTCATGTAATTAAGGCACataatcaaggacattcaggttTGCCATGGGCCTGAGAGCCACATTTCAAATATTTGTACTCTAACTAAAACTAACAGAGAGTGAGGTTTGGCAAGGCCATTCATAGCAGGAAATAGTTTGTTGACAGATGCACACTGCTATGAATCATAATCACAAAGGAAACAAAGGAAAAATCACACCAATAAATCTGAAAGTCCTTGGCATTCTGCTTTTGCTTGCTTGTATTCCTCTGGCTAATTATGTTAGAACAGGAGTGAAGGACTCCTGTGGAGAGAGCTGACTGGTGATTAGCCTTATTAACAAACAGCTCCTGTAGCTTCAGACcagggagacagaaagacaaaACAGTCACGCTTATTATCAGTCTTCATATTGCtagctaggagagagagagaggaaggaaagagagaaaagagggagagagagagagcgagagaggaaggagagagMgagggagggaagaaggagagaaaggggaaggagagagagcgagagagatagaaagagggagagagagggggaagaaggtgagagagggggaaggagagagaaagtggagtaTGGCTTCAtttatcctctctctcacacctttttctccctcgctctcactctttgtcgctctctctctctctctcagccagctGGCGTACGTCTGGCCTGAACAGGCCATTAGTCTCAGGTGAATATTGGGGCATGCAGGGTTGCTGAAAGTTCACACCCCTTGCTAAGTGATAATTATTGCAACTTATCACTTCTTAGCACATCTTACACTCCCATTAGATCATTCTCTCATATGCAGGCTATATGACTGACGAATGTTTTTGCTGTTAGTGACGTCATCAACATGATCACCCTTTTCATCGTTGTCATTATCATAATCCTCTTCTTCATCAGCATCATTATCATGTGTGTCGTCTCTTAGCCCATACTGTAGGTTTTACTATTTGGTGTCCTCAAACTATCCCAAAGACAACTCTGAAGTTAATCTTAAAGCCTACTTCCCAATTCCCTCAaaacttcaacaacaaaaatcaaaGTAATATACAATAGAGCACTGTACGTCCAACTGAGATTTCAATTTGTCTCCCATTATGTCGCATGCCTTCAAGCGTCTGCGACACAGGATATGGACTTCACAGGATGATTACCCAGTTTTTCTCCCTTGAACTTTCGCTCCAGCCTCATTCATGGCTTTATGCAGCCATCAGCAGTCTCTTCTTTTTgatgccctgctctgctctgctcactgTTCTGTGCATTTTACTGCGTGCATATGAAATCAAATGTGGCGTCTCTTCAAGTGAGCCTCCATAATCCCTAAGTGCATTATGGGAACACTGCAGTGAGACATGCAAAGTGACAGTGGTGGCTCTGAATATTGTACGCTTTATCTAGTTCCCCTCGGTGGCCTTCTTCCTCCTTCACTCTTCCAGATGTACTTAACCTATTTCCACCCCACAATCCTCCTGCATATGAATTCCATTACAGTTAGTTTCATGTTCAAGAGCACATCTTTTTAATTTTCAAAGTCATATTGCTACTGATTTTATATTACCTGGTCTTATTTAAAAAGTTTTGGTGAGAAATGAAAAAGTGGAAATGGTGCGGAACAGAATGATGCAGATTTACCCATGAGGTATTACATATTACTTTATAAAGTTTCAGAAGCTGGCTGTATAAATATTGTATTGCCTACTTGCCAGCATCCAGTTTAGAGCAAAGTGTAACCCAAATAAAACTATGCAAATAAAATGAAGCCAAATGTCCTATTTTGCCTGTAGAGACTGACACAATTGCAATACTGAGCACAAGTGCATTTTATAATTTAGGAGTGACATTTAATCTATTTGTTTGTAGACCTCAATCTGATTTATCATAAACTCCATTTCTCGCCTATTGGGCTTAGCTCATCCCATGCTTCAAACTTTTGATTATATTTCAATTTGCAAAAGCCATATTGTGTTCAGAGGCAAATTAAACAACCATAATAAAACATTGACATTTGTAGAATAAAATGTTTCACTTTGTTGTTGAACTCCATCTAGGTGAGGTTAAGAACCATGACCTAGAGTCTCCAAGGCACTAAAGTTTCTCTGTATTGATGGTTTGGTTTAGTTTGATATCATGATTTGGGTAATCTTGACATGTTTGATATTACCCTCCTGTGGACGCTACAGACTAGCTATTCagtattccatttattttacacctagggtgtCTCTGTGATATATTTATgcattgcagtggtggaaaaagtacccaattgtcatacttgagtaaaattaatagaaaataactcaagtaatgtagtgaagtaaaagttgtcaaaaatagaaatagtaaagtacagatacctcaaaaaactacttaagtagtacttaagtatttttacttagtgtAAGTACTTTATGCCACTGTGCAGATGATTGGTTTTGTCATTATGCCCCGCTTTCCCATGGAACTATATATGACACATGTTCAATGTTCTCTCATGTTACATGAAGATGTGTTGGATAATAATAGCCTGGAACAGAAAAATGTCAAAAGGTGAACACCAAAAGTTTGCCCAAATGCCAGATGAGCTGGTCCATCTTTAGCCCAGTGGTCCTGTCTAAATGGTTGTTTTTGGACAGAATGTTGattatttagttttttgtgtTAGAAATGCCTGTCCTGAATTCAGATcggtcacgtgtgctccctctccagacTCTTGTCACATTCGTCATAaagagtagaccaagatgcagcgtggtatgtttccatcctttattatggaatagaaaactttaaagaacaaaacaaacaaacgaacaaacgaaagaAACGTGCCGCTaatataatgctcacaggcaactatacctagagaagatcccacaaagcacaatggggaaatggctacctaaatatgatccccaataagagacaacgataaacagctgcctctgattgggaaccatatcaggccaacagatatacaattcccctagataacccaccctaaatcacaccccgaaccaaccaacatagagaataaacagctctctatggtcagggcgtgacacctctaggtcaccaggctgctcgttatggtgccagactcacctggactccatcacctccttgattacctgccctatatgtgtcactccctttggtttctgttccagtgtcatgtctgtgcatgtttcttgttttgtatttagttgcgtttatttaaaacactcactccctggactttcttcccgactctcagcgcacatcgttacaagaTCCCAGTTCAGTCCTGGTGAACGCTCTGGCAATTTGAGAGAAACCTTCAACATTGATGTTACTTTAGCAATTAATATAATTAAATATATKTATTAATCCCAGATGGATAAAGTGTTCGTCAATCAAGCATTCATTTAGTCACAAAGACAACCAGCAACAATAGAAGTAGCAACAACAGCAGGTAGAAAACAACATTTCACTCAATAGAATGGAAGTAATTAGAATAGGTTGAGATTAGGTTTAAAGTTTCCAACAGCTATGCAAACCACGTGTTATAGACTTCATCCACCCCAACCTCTTCTCTGCAGCAGAGAATTCTGCTCGTCACACCCCAATGTTTCCAGTAATAAGACATTTAACAAGTATGTATATTAACATTAAGTAAAAATAGTATAGGATCAAATACACATCTGATCATTTGATGTACATGTTATAATGttctactgtatgtctgttttctTCTTCGTGTTAGGATCCAGAGTGTCTGACTTGAGGTACTGCCAGGAGTTGCTCCATTCTGCCTGGGGAAGTTCAACCTCGTGGAGTTGCATGTGGTGTTTGGGGCCGTTGTGTATGAGAGGCTCTGTGCCCTGGTTAAGCTGATGTGGGTGATTTGGGTTTGAGAGTCTCCATGATTGTTTCCACCGGTCCAGTGATACTGAGTTGTTGGATTCTGGGGCGACAGATAACCTCCAAGACTCTGCCCAGTCCTCCAACTGCTGCTGTGTCTTCCAAGATTCAGACCATTCATTCTGAGGCATGCTGTCTTCAGCATGATCGACACCCAGGCACTTGTAAGTCTTATGCTTATTGGACAAAAACACAACATCATTTTGggcttttgtgttgttttttgacAGATTYGGACAATATATCTTCCAGGAACCATGCCattctctctgttgtgtttcgCCTTCACTTTCTGCAGTTGACACTTTCCAAGACTGGCGCCAGTCTGAGAAAGGTGTGTTAATCTTGTGGAACTGGAGATGCAGTGGCACATCGGGCATATCTATCTCTGATTCAATTTCTTCGGGCTCTGACTGGGACTGAGGTTGATTTTTCAAAGATTTCCAGGACTCTACCCCTTCTGGTGAGGACGTAATGTATTCATCAAGTTGGGAGATCAACAGATCATTGGACAGCTTGTGTTTTAGTGATATTGGGAGATACTGCCGATTCTGGGAGTCTATGGAGGTCCTGTATGAGTGATGTTCATGACAAAAACGCCAGGACTCACGCCAATCCTTCAGATATGGATTGTTGTTTTGAACATTGTTACCTGCGACCTTCCAAGATTCTGTCCAACCTGGCAAGAAGTCATCAGGCTGTACTCTTTCTGTAATCATCTTGTTCTCAGCATGCTGCTTGTGTAAAGGCTTGAGTGTCTTCCAAGCATCCTCCCACTCCGGAAGGTTTACTTTGTTATCCAAAGGCTTAGCATTCAGTAGTTTGTTGCTTTGTTCCCGGCTGAAYGCTGGCCATCCCTGCTGCCaggatgttgtttgtgtgtgcagtaAGCGACTGAATAGCAGTGGTCGACACTTGAAGGGCTTTGCCCATTCATTGAAAGGTAGGTTTCTGTCCTGCTTAAACGccctccaccattttttctcagATGGGCCTTCCTTCTGTGGGGGCTTCAGGATTTTCCAGGAATCACCCCAGATTGCCTGGTTAAGATTGTATTTGTAAGGCTGAGGAGGTGATGGTGTGCTGGCTTTCAGCATCTCCTCCTCTGGTTTTGGGGCTAGGGGCTGTGCCGTCTTGGGTGAGGTGGGGCTCTCGTCCTCTGGCTTGAACCTCCATGATTCTGCCCAATCATTCAAAGGAATCTCTATTAGATGTGACAAATGTTTAGAGGAATCAGAATGGCTatctttttcctcctcctcctcctgtgtctCAGTGTATTGGGTAGGCTTGATGGTCTTCCAGCATTCAGACCATTCATTCTGGACCATACAGTCAACACTCAAGAAACGTTCAGTCTTATGCCTTGAGAAAAATACAACATCCGTTGGGGGTTTTAAGTAATTTTTATTTAGGTTCGTCCAAGATATTTTCCAGGAATCAGTCCATTCTGTTGAAGAATGCTGTTGTTCGTCTTTACCTGCTACAGCTTGCGCAGTTGACACTTTCCAAGACTCGTGCCAGTTTGAGAAGGGTGTGTTAAGCTTGTAGAACTGAAGATGCAGTGGCACATGGGACATTTCCAACTCTGATTCAGTTTCTTCTGAATCTGACTGGGACTGAGGATAAGGTTTCACAGATTTCCAGGACACTATCCACTCGTATGAAGATGGGATCTCCTCATCAAGCTGGGAGCTCAACAGCTCATTGGTCAGCAAGCATTTTGACATCATCATAGCATGATGGCAGTACTGGGAGTCCATAAAGGACTTGCAACAGTGGTGTTCTTGGCACAACCTCCAGGACTCATGCCAATCCTTCCAATATGGATTGCTGTTTTGTTTCCAAGATTCTTTCCAACCTGGCAAGAAAGTATGTTGGGGAGGCATGGGGGTCTTCCAGGATTTAGACCATTCACTCTGAGGCATGCTGTCGACACCCCGGAACTTTTGGGTCTTGTACTTATTTGAGAAAAACACAACATCTCTTTGGGCTTTTGTGTCATTTTGATGCTGACTACATATCTTCCAGGAACCTTTCCATCCATCTTCAATTGCTTCGTTATTTGCAGTTGACACTTTCCAAGACTTGTGCCAGTTTGAGAAAGATGTGTTAAGCTTGTGGAACTGGAGATGCAGTGGCACATGGGACATTTCTACCTTTAATTCAGTCCCTTTGGGTTCTGACTGGGACTCTTGGGACTGGGGCTGACATTTCACAGATTTCCAGGACTCTATCCAATCTGATGAAGATGGGATATCCTCATCAAGCTGGGAGATCAACAACTCATCGGACAACACATGTTTTGACATCAACTGGRAGTCTATGGGGGCCTTGCACCTGTGGTGTTCTTGGCACAAACTCCAGGACTCGTGCCAATCCCTCAGATATCGGCCACTGTTTTGGACATTTTCACCTGCGACCTTCCAAGATTCTGTCCAGCCTGGGAAGAAGGCTTTGGGCTGTACTGTTTCTGTAATCATCTGGTTCTCAATGTGTTGCTTGGATAAAGATTTGGATGTCTTCCAAGCGTCCTCCCACCCTGGAAGGTTTACTTCGACATCCAAAGGCTTAGCTTTCAATAGTTTGTTGCTTTGTTCCCGGCTGAACACTGGCCATCCTCGCTGCCACAACTCTGTTAGCTGGTGAAGGATGAAACTGAATAACAGTGGTCGACACTTGAAGGGCCTTGCCCATTCGCTGAGAGGTAGGTATCTATCTGGCTTAAAATCCCTCCACCATTTTTCCTCAGGTTGGACTTCCTGCTCTGGGGGCTTCAGGCTCTTCCATGACTCATCCCAGCCTCCGGCTGGTTTGAGAACTTGGGGCTTTGCCCTCTTGGGTGGTTTATTtttgggtggtggtggggatggagCAGGTTTGGGAATCTTTGGTGGTGGTACCACCTTAAACATGGCTCCTTCGATGTCAGCATCAATGTCTGGGATCACCGCAACCTTTCTGAAGTCAGATATGTCGCTGCCCTTTCCTTTCTTCTCCGCTGCCGTAGGGGTTCCATTTTTGTTCGCCAGGCGAGACTGCCACTTTTTGTAAAGCCTGTGGAAGACAGCACCACAGCAGGGTAAATTTTTATAATAACACAATAATATTAACTGCCCTTATACTGTAGGTTGTTAGTCAATAGTCACtttttaaaaacaattaaattgtttttaaagCCAGCATGAAATGTTATAATGCA
This window harbors:
- the LOC111981526 gene encoding uncharacterized protein; this encodes MMSSDRDKGTVYDSFQLRNQWENRAKQFSQKGQLEKERQGKSALNGLYKKWQSRLANKNGTPTAAEKKGKGSDISDFRKVAVIPDIDADIEGAMFKVVPPPKIPKPAPSPPPPKNKPPKRAKPQVLKPAGGWDESWKSLKPPEQEVQPEEKWWRDFKPDRYLPLSEWARPFKCRPLLFSFILHQLTELWQRGWPVFSREQSNKLLKAKPLDVEVNLPGWEDAWKTSKSLSKQHIENQMITETVQPKAFFPGWTESWKVAGENVQNSGRYLRDWHESWSLCQEHHRCKAPIDXQLMSKHVLSDELLISQLDEDIPSSSDWIESWKSVKCQPQSQESQSEPKGTELKVEMSHVPLHLQFHKLNTSFSNWHKSWKVSTANNEAIEDGWKGSWKICSQHQNDTKAQRDVVFFSNKYKTQKFRGVDSMPQSEWSKSWKTPMPPQHTFLPGWKESWKQNSNPYWKDWHESWRLCQEHHCCKSFMDSQYCHHAMMMSKCLLTNELLSSQLDEEIPSSYEWIVSWKSVKPYPQSQSDSEETESELEMSHVPLHLQFYKLNTPFSNWHESWKVSTAQAVAGKDEQQHSSTEWTDSWKISWTNLNKNYLKPPTDVVFFSRHKTERFLSVDCMVQNEWSECWKTIKPTQYTETQEEEEEKDSHSDSSKHLSHLIEIPLNDWAESWRFKPEDESPTSPKTAQPLAPKPEEEMLKASTPSPPQPYKYNLNQAIWGDSWKILKPPQKEGPSEKKWWRAFKQDRNLPFNEWAKPFKCRPLLFSRLLHTQTTSWQQGWPAFSREQSNKLLNAKPLDNKVNLPEWEDAWKTLKPLHKQHAENKMITERVQPDDFLPGWTESWKVAGNNVQNNNPYLKDWRESWRFCHEHHSYRTSIDSQNRQYLPISLKHKLSNDLLISQLDEYITSSPEGVESWKSLKNQPQSQSEPEEIESEIDMPDVPLHLQFHKINTPFSDWRQSWKVSTAESEGETQQREWHGSWKIYCPNLSKNNTKAQNDVVFLSNKHKTYKCLGVDHAEDSMPQNEWSESWKTQQQLEDWAESWRLSVAPESNNSVSLDRWKQSWRLSNPNHPHQLNQGTEPLIHNGPKHHMQLHEVELPQAEWSNSWQYLKSDTLDPNTKKKTDIQ